A genomic segment from Primulina tabacum isolate GXHZ01 unplaced genomic scaffold, ASM2559414v2 Contig498, whole genome shotgun sequence encodes:
- the LOC142534403 gene encoding uncharacterized protein LOC142534403 translates to MNFLLWNVRGLRSSESQQRLHAHVKDKRVKILAILEPMIDLDVRFMTRRFGFSRVISNSSGHIWVFFAEDVMVECLFDHTQFLHFRVSATFLPTTVFCSFVYAKCDYIERRQLWNSLLQVKPAQGPWLVGGDFNVVRNSSECLGSSVPVFASGPSSFRFQSMWLRHHGILQTVRLNWNLPCHLNGMPRLFVKLKRLKSHLKWWNKSVFGDLFAKLAEAEQAVRIAEADCEAAPSDLHWTSLSNCNADLARVTAMEADFWRQKAACRWLEDGERNTKLFHNMVKKKRVANKIFRIWDNGSCITSPELIQQSGAAFFQNLLTGDPFVLSCPDFSDFPLVISDLENANIAAPPSLEEDVFDAVLDFFRGSPLPQGFTATTITLIPKVMGAQAWSDFRPISLCNVTNKIISKLLYSRLKEVAERLVSWNQSGFVPGRGPMVFSVGCLEALWLFRAVNINGSLTGFFGSTRGLRQGDPLSPLLFILGAEYLSRGLDRLYRQYPAIRYRSGCDLLLSHLAYADDIIIFANGGTREMNSLMDFLHHYENCSGQLVNAVKSVIILPPRCSGRTRSRLLRITGFGEGCFPIKYLGVPLFRGNRVCSLFDPLVQMVSKKLESWELKTLSPGSRMTLLRSVLLSVPIYMFQVVQPPLAVMERLENVFNGFLWGSRSLDKKWHWARWSRACLPVSEGGLGFRRLKDIVDSFSIKLWFRFRQGSSLWAKFMMRKYCQLVHPAYVSSAGFISPTWRRLLKIRARAESGIRWRIGVGDVAFWDDIWCGDVPLSSQVLLRGDRGVRVSHFLSDGAWDFDLLCSVVPPSVAETITLIPIASGEPDSAIWVHSSDGVFSLKSAWELVRLRDQVSDIFTPCWGSWLRPTMSFFLWRFWHQWLPVDDVLQRRGFELASKCQCCEMPETFTHIFIDSPLARSVWHYFGAVFHVRIPLTSDFRLFLSAWKRHPGWTPRGHVKEFLPFIVLWFLWTARNDAKHRHLHISAETVKSQILSYLRLAHAASTVKPMHWRGVLQAARAMGIFVQLRRARKLTIVRWLRPPFGCFKLNVDGSSRGSPGYSTVGGVVRDSSGHVVVSFRSSASYDMFVRLLLHGIEISALLIQMLDIFCSGGIAIYILLCDRHYWTLQDDSSGMRAFAWTLRSSRHYHFVFLSMRFIALLLFD, encoded by the exons atgaattttctctTATGGAATGTCAGGGGGCTCCGGAGCTCGGAGTCTCAACAAAGGCTACATGCCCACGTTAAAGATAAGAGAGTCAAGATCTTGGCTATTTTGGAAcccatgattgatctggatGTTCGTTTTATGACTCGTCGTTTTGGTTTTTCTCGAGTTATATCGAACTCCTCGGGTCATATCTGGGTTTTCTTTGCTGAGGATGTCATGGTTGAGTGTCTTTTTGATCACACTCAATTCCTTCACTTCCGGGTTTCTGCTACTTTTTTGCCGACCACTGTCTTTTGTTCCTTTGTTTATGCTAAGTGTGACTACATTGAGCGCAGACAGCTTTGGAATTCTTTGCTTCAGGTTAAGCCTGCTCAGGGTCCTTGGCTTGTTGGTGGCGACTTTAATGTAGTCAGGAATTCGTCGGAGTGTTTGGGTTCTTCTG TCCCGGTCTTTGCTAGTGGGCCGAGTTCTTTTCGCTTTCAGAGCATGTGGCTCAGGCACCATGGTATTTTGCAGACggtgaggcttaattggaatttaCCGTGTCATTTGAACGGTATGCCCCGTCTTTTTGTGAAGTTGAAGCGCCTCAAAAGCCATCTGAAGTGGTGGAATAAGAGTGTTTTTGGTGATCTTTTTGCCAAACTTGCTGAGGCGGAGCAGGCTGTCCGGATTGCTGAGGCAGATTGCGAGGCTGCTCCTTCGGATTTGCATTGGACTAGTTTGTCCAATTGCAATGCAGATCTTGCTAGGgttaccgccatggaggcggatttttggcggCAAAAAGCCGCTTGTAGGtggttagaggatggtgagaggaacaccaaactcttccaCAATATGGTCAAGAAAAAAAGGGTGGCTAATAAAATCTTTCGTATTTGGGATAATGGTTCTTGCATTACTTCCCCTGAGCTTATTCAGCAGTCTGGGGCCGCCTTTTTTCAAAACCTGCTTACTGGGGATCCTTTTGTGCTTTCTTGCCCGGATTTTTCTGATTTCCCCTTGGTGATCTCGGATTTGGAGAACGCAAATATTGCTGCCCCTCCTTCTTTGGAGGAG gatgtttttgatgcGGTCCTGGATTTCTTTCGGGGTAGTCCCTTGCCACAGGGgtttactgccaccacgatcACATTGATTCCCAAAGTCATGGGAGCTCAGGCTTGGTCGGACTTTCGTCCTATCAGCTTGTGTAATGTGACTAATAAGATAATTTCCAAACTTTTATATTCTCGGCTGAAGGAGGTGGCGGAGAGGCTGGTTTCGTGGAATCAGAGTGGCTTTGTTCCAGGGCGG GGTCCAATGGTCTTTTCTGTTGGATGTCTTGAGGCATTATGGCTTTTCAGAGCAG ttaatatcaatggttcaCTCACTGGATTCTTTGGATCCACTAGGGGTCTCCGGCAGGGCGACCCTTTGTCCccacttcttttcattttgggggcagAGTACCTTTCGCGTGGTCTTGATCGTCTTTATCGTCAGTATCCTGCGATTAGGTACCGATCTGGTTGTGATCTCCTTCTTTCCCAcctggcctatgctgatgatatcattatttttgccaatggtgggacTCGTGAGATGAACAGTCTCATGGATTTTTTGCATCACTATGAAAACTGCTCGGGGCAGTTGGTGAATGCAGTTAAGAGTGTCAttattttgcctccgaggtgttCTGGTCGTACTCGTTCCCGTCTCCTTCGTATCACTGGGTTTGGGGAGGGTTGTTTTCCTATCAAATACCTCGGAGTTCCTTTGTTTCGTGGGAATAGAGTTTGCTCTCTTTTTGATCCCCTTGTGCAGATGGTGAGTAAGAAGTTGGAGAGTTGGGAGCTTAAAACTCTTTCCCCGGGGAGCCGTATGACTCTCCTTAGGAGTGTCCTCCTTTCGGTTCCCATTTACATGTTCCAGGTAGTCCAGCCACCTCTGGCAGTTATGGAGAGGCTTGAGAATGTTTTCAATGGTTTCCTGTGGGGATCCAGATCCTTGGataagaaatggcattgggcgaGGTGGTCTCGTGCATGTCTTCCTGTCTCTGAAGGGGGTCTTGGATTTCGCAGGCTCAAAGATATtgtggatagcttctccattAAATTATGGTTTCGTTTTCGTCAAGGTTCATCCCTATGGGCCAAATTCATGATGAGAAAATACTGCCAGTTGGTGCATCCAGCTTATGTTTCATCTGCTGGgttcatttctcccacttggcgtcGTTTGCTTAAGATTAGGGCTCGTGCTGAATCTGGCATTCGATGGAGAATTGGGGTGGGAGATGTTGCTTTTTGGGATGACATCTGGTGTGGGGATGTTCCCTTGTCTAGTCAGGTCCTGCTTAGGGGGGATCGGGGTGTCCGTGTTTCTCACTTTCTTTCAGATGGGGCTTGGGATTTTGACCTTCTCTGCTCAGTTGTCCCACCCTCTGTTGCTGAGACTATTACTCTGATCCCTATTGCATCGGGGGAGCCCGATTCGGCTATTTGGGTGCATAGTTCTGACGGTGTTTTTTCGCTGAAATCCGCATGGGAGCTTGTCCGCTTGAGAGACCAAGTTTCTGATATCTTCACTCCTTGCTGGGGCAGTTGGCTGAGGCCTACTATGTCTTTCTTCCTCTGgaggttttggcatcaatggCTTCCAGTTGACGATGTGCTCCAGCGTCGTGGTTTCGAGCTGGCGTCtaaatgtcagtgttgtgagatgCCTGAGACATTCACGCACATTTTCATTGATAGCCCTCTTGCCAGGTCTGTATGGCATTACTTTGGGGCTGTTTTTCATGTCCGTATTCCCCTTACCAGTGATTTCAGACTCTTCCTCAGTGCTTGGAAGAGGCATCCGGGGTGGACTCCTAGGGGCCACGTGAAGGAGTTTTTGCCTTTCATTGTTTTatggtttctctggacggctcgTAACGATGCGAAACACCGTCATTTGCACATTTCCGCGGAGACTGTTaagtctcagattttgtcttatttGCGCCTCGCTCACGCTGCGTCTACTGTTAAGCCCATGCACTGGCGGGGTGTTTTGCAGGCTGCGAGGGCTATGGGGATTTTTGTTCAGTTGCGTAGGGCTCGTAAACTGACGATTGTTCGTTGGTTGCGGCCGCCGTTCGGGTGTTTTAAATTGAATGtagatgggagttcgagaggtAGTCCTGGGTACTCTACTGTTGGTGGGGTTGTTCGTGACTCTTCTGGGCATGTGGTGGTTTctttca GATCCTCTGCTTCTTATGACATGTTCGTCAGACTCCTACTTCATGGGATCGAGATCTCTGCTCTTTTGATTCAGATGCTAGATATCTTTTGTTCTGGCGGGATTGCGATCTATATATTACTCTGTGATCGCCATTATTGGACTCTCCAGGATGATAGCTCCGGGATGAGAGCTTTTGCATGGACTCTGCGATCATCTCGCCATTATCATTTTGTCTTCCTCAGCATGCGGTTCATAGCGCTTCTCCTTTTTGATTAG
- the LOC142534404 gene encoding uncharacterized protein LOC142534404, whose amino-acid sequence MNSLIWNVRGLRSSESQQRLHAYVKAHQIKILAILEPMIICGYVERRDLWSSLLQVKPALGPWLVGGDFNVVRDASDLSGMPRLFAKIKRLKHHLKWWNQDVFGNLFDKIIEAERAVRSAEVVCEADPSELNWTSLSREPRFSSICLLVTPLRLRVLIFRAFPSVISAVENEGIVATPSLEEVRATVFSIHPDSVAGPDGFSSAFFQALGSPLPQGFTATTITLIPKVAGAHAWSDFRPISLCNVTNKIISKLLYSRLRVVAERLISPNQSGFVPGRMISDNILLAQELTHSLTLPTRGGNVILKLDMAKAYDRVQWPFLFEVLRHFGFSERVVEMVSACISHCHFSVNINGSLSGFFGSTRGLRQGDPLSPMLFILGAEYLSRGLDRLYLQHPELRYRSGCDILISHLAYADDVIIFANGGSRSLRRLMGLLHHYENCSGQLVNVVKSSVILPPRCSERLRSRILRITRFAEGHLPLKYLGVPLFRGNRVCSLFEHLLQSVRRKLEGWEIRTLSPGSRITLIRSVLLSMPIYLFQVVQPPLAVMEKLELVFNAFLWGSRTLEKKWHWAKWSRACLPVMEGGLGFRRLKDLVDSFSIKLWFRFRQGSSLWARFLLRKYCQMDAPASVLPRGLISPTWRRLLRIRPRAEPGIRWRVGLGDVSFWDDIWFGDTALSSQCEVRGGRAVRVFHFLSEGAWDFDLLCAVVAPSVAEAITLTPIAFGEPDLALWIHSSDGAFSIRSAWELVRLRDPVSDILTPCWGRWLRPTMSFFLWRFWHQWLPLDDMLQRRGFELASRCQCCDMSETFTHVFIDGPIARYVWHFFGAIFRVRIPCTGDLRLFLSAWKRNLHWAPGGHVKEFLPFIVLWFLWMARNDAKHRQLRISGETVKSQILSYLRLAHAAFIVKPKHWLGAFEAARSLGIFVAFQRTHRLAIVRWLCPPPGCFKLNVDGSSRGNPGESSVGGVVRDSSGRVVLSFSEFIGVGTNVRAELWAVWRGLLICSDLGLFPLWVETDSQISLQILRSRRCHWDLHHTVTRILFLLRGRAVHFSHIFREGNSVADALAARAHTIRVYTLELGTVSLECFVSLDLVDSRTFSIGAFIWTTLFSGGRSLQASPWPPFSIICVLLPGFMVALDDLSQWFLWPRAPFMSGFICSLLLLRALVALHVISWLPLISTFQSRLDL is encoded by the exons ATGAATTCTCTCATTTGGAATGTTCGGGGACTTCGGAGTTCGGAGTCCCAACAGCGGCTTCATGCTTATGTGAAGGCGCATCAGATTAAGATTTTGGCCATTTTGGAGCCGATGATCAT CTGCGGCTACGTTGAGCGCAGAGATCTTTGGTCTTCCCTTCTTCAGGTCAAGCCTGCTCTGGGTCCTTGGCTTGTTGGGGGTGATTTTAATGTAGTCAGAGATGCatctga TTTGAGTGGTATGCCTCGCCTTTTTGCTAAGATTAAGCGCCTCAAACATCACCTCAAGTGGTggaatcaggatgtttttgggaacCTTTTCGATAAAATCATTGAGGCTGAGAGGGCTGTTCGGTCCGCTGAGGTTGTCTGTGAGGCTGATCCTTCTGAGTTGAATTGGACTTCTCT CAGTCGGGAGCCTCGTTTTTCCAGCATTTGCTTACTGGTGACCCCTCTGCGCTTGCgagtcctgatttttcgggctTTCCCCTCCGTTATCTCTGCTGTGGAGAATGAGGGTATTGTTGCGACCCCTTCTTTGGAGGAGGTTCGTGCGACCGTCTTCTCCATACATCCTGATAGTGTGGCTGGGCCTGATGGCTTCTCCTCGGCGTTCTTTCAAGCATT GGGTTCTCCCCTCCCCCAGGGTTTTACCGCCACCACAATCACTCTGATCCCCAAAGTCGCGGGTGCTCATGCTTGGTCGGACTTCCGTCCGATTAGTCTGTGCAATGTCACTAATAAGATCATCTCTAAGCTGTTGTACTCTCGGCTGAGGGTTGTGGCGGAGAGACTTATTTCaccgaatcagagtggcttcgttCCGGGTCGGATGATCTCCGATAATATTCTCCTAgcccaggagctcactcacagtCTCACTCTCCCCACTCGTGGCGGTAATGTTATcctgaagttggatatggccaaggcctatgaCAGGGTCCAGTGGCCTTTCCTCTTCGAGGTTTTGAGACACTTTGGTTTCTCGGAGCGGGTTGTGGAGATGGTCTCGGCTTGCATATCTCATTGCCATTTCTCCGTGAACATCAATGGCTCTCTCTCGGGGTTCTTTGGTTCCACTAGAGGCCTCAGACAGGGCGATCCCTTGTCCCCCATgcttttcattttgggggcggagTACCTATCGCGCGGCCTTGACCGCctctacctgcagcatcctgAGCTCAGGTACCGCTCTGGTTGTGATATCCTGATTTCCCATCTGGCTTAtgctgatgatgtcattattttcgccaatggtgggtctcgtAGTTTGCGGCGCCTTATGGGTTTACTGCATCATTATGAGAATTGTTCGGGTCAGCTGGTGAACGTTGTCAAAAGTTCTGTTATcttgcctccgaggtgctctgAGCGACTTCGCTCTCGGATTTTGCGCATCACCAGGTTTGCGGAGGGTCATTtgcccctcaagtacctcggagtCCCCTTGTTTAGGGGTAACCGAGTATGTTCCCTTTTTGAGCACCTCCTACAAtctgttcgtaggaagttagagggttgggagatcCGGACGCTCTCTCCGGGTAGCCGCATAACCCTTATCCGCAGTgtgctcctctccatgccgatttatctgtttcaggtggtACAGCCACCGcttgctgtcatggagaagcttgagcTGGTTTTCAACGCTTTTCTCTGGGGGTCGCGGACACTGGAGAAGAAATGGCACTGGGCCAAGTGGTCTCGAGCCTGTCTCCCAGTGATGGAGGGtggtcttggcttccgcagattgaaagatctggtGGATAGCTTTTCTATTAAGTTGTGGTTCCGGTTTCGGCAGGGCTCCTCTCTctgggcgagattccttttACGGAAGTATTGCCAGATGGATGCTCCTGCCTCTGTTCTCCCTCGTGGTTTAATATCCCCCACCTGGCGTCGTCTCCTACGGATCAGACCTCGCGCCGAGCCCGGCATTCGCTGGCGCGTTGGCCTTGGAGACGTGTCCTTTTGGGATGACATATGGTTTGGGGATACTGCTCTGTCCAGCCAGTGTGAGGTCCGTGGGGGCCGTGCTGTTCGGGTTTTTCACTTTTTGTCTGAGGGGGCTTgggatttcgatcttctttgcgCTGTGGTGGCCCCTTCTGTTGCTGAGGCGATTACTTTGACCCCGATTGCCTTTGGCGAGCCTGATTTGGCGCTTTGGATTCACAGTTCTGACGGTGCTTTTTCGATTAGGTCTGCTTGGGAGCTTGTCCGATTGAGAGACCCTGTTTCTGATATCTTGACTCCTTGTTGGGGCCGTTGGTTGAGGCCCACGATGTCTTTttttctttggagattttggcatcagtggctcccgtTGGATGATATGCTCCAACGTCGTGGCTTTGAGTTGGCTTCTCGAtgccagtgttgtgatatgtcggAGACATTTACACATGTCTTCATTGATGGCCCGATAGCCCGTTATGTCTGGCATTTCTTTGGGGCCATATTTCGTGTCCGGATCCCCTGCACAGGGGATCTCAGGTTGTTCCTTAGCGCTTGGAAGAGAAATCTTCATTGGGCACCTGGGGGCCACGTCAAGGAGTTTCTGCCCTTCattgttttgtggtttctctggatGGCTCGTaatgatgcgaagcaccgtCAGTTGCGTATTTCTGGGGAGACTGTGaagtctcagattttgtcttatcTGCGTCTTGCCCATGCTGCTTTCATTGTTAAGCCCAAGCACTGGCTTGGTgcctttgaggcggcgagatcGCTGGGAATTTTTGTTGCCTTTCAGCGGACCCATAGGTTAGCGATTGTCCGGTGGCTCTGTCCACCACCTGGGTGCTTTAAGCTGAATGTTGATGGGAGTTCGAGGGGCAATCCTGGGGAGTCGTCTGTCGGTGGTGTTGTGCGTGATTCTTCTGGCAGGGTGGTGCTCTCCTTCAGCGAGTTTATCGGAGTCGGGACCAATGTCCGGGCggagctttgggcggtttggaggggcCTTCTTATCTGTTCCGATCTCGGTCTTTTTCCCCTTTGGGTTGAGACCGATTCTCAGATTTCTCTTCAGATCCTGCGTTCTCGTCGGTGTCATTGGGACCTTCATCATACAGTCACTCGGATTCTGTTTCTTTTGAGGGGGCGGGCGGTTCATTTTTCACATATTTTTCGGGAGGGaaattcggtggcggatgcgTTGGCGGCAAGGGCTCATACCATTAGGGTttataccttagagttag GTACTGTCTCTTTGGAGtgctttgtttctttggatctGGTGGACTCTCGCACCTTCTCCATTGGTGCTTTTATTTGGACCACCCTATTCTCTGGCGGTCGCTctctgcaggcttctccttggCCGCCGTTTTCTATAATTTGTGTTCTCTTGCCGGGTTTTATGGTGGCTTTGGATGATCTCTCTCAGTGGTTTCTCTGGCCCAGAGCTCCATTCATGTCGGGATTTATATGTTCTCTGCTTTTGCTACGTGCATTGGTGGCTCTCCATGTTATCTCTTGGCTACCTCTTATATCAACGTTCCAGTCACGCTTGGATTTATGA